The genomic region CGTGGTGGTTGCCATTAGGGCCATAGAAGATGAGGTCGCCGCGTTCCATCTCTTGCGGACTAATGCGCTCGCCTTGGTTGTACTGATAGCCGGTAAAGTGCGGCAGGCTCAAGCCCACGCCGGCAAAGGCGTAGATCATCAGGCCCGAGCAGTCGAAGCCAACCTTGTTGTAATCACCGAAGGAGTCAGCCACGCCGCCATCACGAATGCCCTTGGTGGGGCCATTGGCATCGCCGCCACCCCAAGCATAAGGAACGCCAATCTGTGACTCTGCTCGGGCAATAACGGCTTCGATCTTCTCGCTGCGTGAGGCATCGCCAAGCTCAGCGGACGCTGCGTCTTCTACCGTGCTGGAGGTTGGAAGTTCTTCCAGCACGCCACCGAGCTCTGAGGAAAGGTCATCTTGGGGAGCAGGTCCCTGCTGAGGGAAAAGAGCACTACTACCGGCCGCCACGGCATCAGTAGTAGCCTGATCTGGCGCAGCGGAGCTCGCAGCACCATTAGCTTCCAGGGAGTGGGCTGGCTGGGAAGCCGCGACGATTGCTGCTGCGGCACCTACTGCAAGACCTGCTAGCTGCGCGGCCTGCTCGCCGTCGATGCTGCTTCCCTGGTTACCGGACGGAGAAGGCACCGAGCTGGACTGGTCGCTGCTGGTTTCTGGGGCTTGAGCCTGTGGCTCTACTTCCCCAGCAGCAGCTGCGTTGGCGGAGTAATTCTGCACGGCAGACGATGACGTCGGCTCCTGGGAGCTCGTCTCGGAGGTCTCTGTCTCAGAAGGTTCAGAAGCCGCGGCATCGCTGCTTGTCGATGTTTCAGTGGCTGCTTCTGATTCTTCCGTTGTTTCCTGCGTGGTTTTAGCCTCCGCAGATGGAGATTGAGAAGCCGCAGACTCTGACGGGTTAACGTCTTCCGAGCCAGATGTGCCGGAGGTGCCGGGAGTCTCAGACGAGGAAGGTTCTTCGCCGCGAGCACTAGAGAGCGCTGCCTGAGCTTCTTTTTGTAGAGCGAGCATTTGATCATGCTCGCTGGAGATTTCGCTGACGCGTTGTTGGTTTTCTTCCAACGCGGCGCGAGCCTCATCCTCAGCTGATTCAGCATTGGCTTCACGCTCTACGGCCAATTGCTCAGCCTTGCGCAGTTGCGATTCTTTATTGGACTTCTCGGTACGCACGCGCTCAAGCTCGGTAACGGTACCCTGTTGCTTTTCCGCTTGGGACCGCAGGTAGCTCTGGCGGGTCAACATGTCCTCACGAGCATCTCCGCCCGCAGCACTTGTGACAGACTCGGAGGTGTTGGCACGGCGGTAGGCCGACCGGGAGATCTCATCTAGTTTTTCTTGAGCTCCTTCAACCTCGACCTGGGCATCGTCCAGCTCACTGCGCGCGGTGACAGTTCCGCGCCGTGCTTGTTCGGAAAGGTTTCGGGCATCCTGGAGATCTACCAACGCTTGGTTGGCGCGCTCGCGGAATTCCCCGAGCTCACCTTCCAACCGGGCAATTTCTTCTTGGATGTCAGCAATGGCGCCAGCCAGCGAAGAGACCGAAACGTTGCCGTCCAAAACATCCTGGATCTTTGCCATTGCGGATGTGTCTTCTTGGGCGATGGCGGGGGTCGTTGTGGAAATCAATGAAACGCTGAGCGTACACGCGACAGCAGCTATAGCTGCGCGCATACGATGCGTGCGTTTTGACGAAGTGGTGGCCACGAATTAACTCCTCACACCACTGCCGGAAGCCAAAGCTTCGCCGCCCTAGCCACCTCGACGAGGTCACCAGGGTCTAACGAAGCTGAAGGAGTTCAAGCATAGAAATGCCCGAGAGCCCTTATCTCAGCCGCTCCGAACACACGCTTATCTGCACACGCGCTCTTCGCGCCTCAATAAAGACCCTTACTCCCAACAACTGGCAGTGGGTGCTCAGTAAAAAGCGAATAGAAAAGATCGTCTCCGCGAATCAATTGCTACTGATTATGTGCCCCAGAAGAAACCAAATACCCGACCAATAATGCTTCAGCTCTTGGCGTGCTTCCCCACATGCCCGTGCTGTCTTCATGCATCACTGTCAATATTCAAGTCTCAAACCGTGACTTTTTATCACTAGAATCAACTCGTGAGTCGATGTTTGAACCATACGACACACACCCAACCCTTCGCACCTACTTTCACAAGAAACACATCCGTCAAGCAAGGCAACATGACTTAACAGAAGTACATAACCAGCACTTCTGTAATCATTTCGTGACAATTGTAATCTTGGTCACATTTTGGAAAACTACGGGGTTTGGAGGCAATTTTCACGATTTATCCATGCTATTGGCAGGCGAAACGAGGGGTTCGCAAAGTTGTCGGCGCCAGGACGTGACGAGCTCAAAACTATAAAGACACTGCAGTAGCAGCGAAATGCCGAATATGTAAAGTACTTAGACTTTACTTCCGGTAGCTGTTTTAAACGCAAGAATGCCGCAGCCGGCAATCAGGATGCAGATTGCGGCGACGATAAGTGGCCATGGAAGACCAAAGGGATCTACCCCGGTATAGAATTGGTCAAGGAGTGCTACTTGATTCATCCCTTGCGGAATATCGCCCTGCACCGATTCGAGAGTTGCACGTGGGTAGGTATCACTGACTGCCGAAACGTTACGAACGGTCTGCACGATAACGGTGTCCAGCCCGGTTGCGTCCTGAAGTTCTTGAGCAATGTCGCGAGCATCGGCTAAGCGCTGTGGGTAGACATCAACCACGGCGATGCCGTGGGAGTCTTGGAGTGCGGCCTCGATCGGGGCCTGGACATCTGCGTCGTGCGCGAGTTCGGGGTTGGAAAAAGCGACCCCATCTTCACTTAGCTGCGCAGAGAGGTCGGCTACGTCAATTCCCTCCGGGACCATGGAACCTACCCCTTTTGTCGTGTAGTCCGTGTGTTGATATTTCTAGCTACCCCTCTGGTTATATCCAAGTGGGGCCTGCGGAGCTGCGTCGACGCGCCGAGGAATGCTAAAGTCTGGAAACAGTACGAGCGTTCTGTTACAATGAGGGGCGTTCGACTCGATACCTCACTATGATGGGTGGCTGAACCATTTGGTTAGCCTCATTGACGTTTGGCTTAGAACCCCATGACTCAAGCGGTTTGAAGGCAGCGAGTGGTGAGGAAAACCGAATGTTTAGTTCAAAACAACAAGGAATGGAGCTCCCTGTGACTGAAAGCTTGAACTCCTTTGACAGCAAGAAGACTCTTGATGTCAAGGGCAAGGAATACACTTACTACGATATTACTGCCGTAAAGGGCCTCGAGAAGCTTCCATACTCTCTCAAGGTATTGGCAGAAAACCTGCTTCGTACGGAAGATGGCAAGAACGTAACCGAAGAGCACATCAACGCTCTTGCAAACTGGGATCCAGAAGCTGAGCCGGAGACTGAAATTCAGTTCACCCCAGCTCGTGTTCTGATGCAGGACTTCACTGGTGTTCCA from Corynebacterium ammoniagenes DSM 20306 harbors:
- a CDS encoding DIP1281 family NlpC/P60 protein codes for the protein MATTSSKRTHRMRAAIAAVACTLSVSLISTTTPAIAQEDTSAMAKIQDVLDGNVSVSSLAGAIADIQEEIARLEGELGEFRERANQALVDLQDARNLSEQARRGTVTARSELDDAQVEVEGAQEKLDEISRSAYRRANTSESVTSAAGGDAREDMLTRQSYLRSQAEKQQGTVTELERVRTEKSNKESQLRKAEQLAVEREANAESAEDEARAALEENQQRVSEISSEHDQMLALQKEAQAALSSARGEEPSSSETPGTSGTSGSEDVNPSESAASQSPSAEAKTTQETTEESEAATETSTSSDAAASEPSETETSETSSQEPTSSSAVQNYSANAAAAGEVEPQAQAPETSSDQSSSVPSPSGNQGSSIDGEQAAQLAGLAVGAAAAIVAASQPAHSLEANGAASSAAPDQATTDAVAAGSSALFPQQGPAPQDDLSSELGGVLEELPTSSTVEDAASAELGDASRSEKIEAVIARAESQIGVPYAWGGGDANGPTKGIRDGGVADSFGDYNKVGFDCSGLMIYAFAGVGLSLPHFTGYQYNQGERISPQEMERGDLIFYGPNGNHHVAIYLGDGMMLEAPQSGQTVTKSPVRWSGMSEYAVRLI
- a CDS encoding DUF6676 family protein, encoding MVPEGIDVADLSAQLSEDGVAFSNPELAHDADVQAPIEAALQDSHGIAVVDVYPQRLADARDIAQELQDATGLDTVIVQTVRNVSAVSDTYPRATLESVQGDIPQGMNQVALLDQFYTGVDPFGLPWPLIVAAICILIAGCGILAFKTATGSKV